One genomic window of Magnolia sinica isolate HGM2019 chromosome 3, MsV1, whole genome shotgun sequence includes the following:
- the LOC131240115 gene encoding tetrapyrrole-binding protein, chloroplastic, with amino-acid sequence MATTSIQSLHHPLHRHNHSTLPPPDSLSSSLFLKPPTPHTPSLPLLSLSLSSPFSLSSSSLTTNPSSTASISFDLLQHHLSSQNFRLADEETRRLLISLAGDPAVKRGYVFFSEVQFISEADLKTIDALWRQCSGDKFGYSVQKRIWEKKAQRDFTKFFFKVGWMKKLDTEVEQFNYRSFPDEFIWELKDDTPEGHLPLTNALRGTQLLSSILTHPAFEGDEEEVTVVMEGGDGSEEEPRQSTAKPLSQRSLKPDYSF; translated from the coding sequence atggcCACCACCTCCATCCAATCCCTCCACCACCCACTCCATCGCCACAACCACTCAACACTCCCACCTCCAGACTCTCTTTCCTCCTCCCTCTTCCTAAAACCACCCACCCCACAtaccccatctctccctctcctctccctctctctctcctcccccttttctctctcctcctcttccCTCACCACAAACCCTTCCTCCACCGCCTCCATCTCCTTCGATCTCCTCCAACACCACCTCTCCTCCCAAAACTTCCGCCTCGCCGACGAAGAGACCCGCCGCCTCCTCATCTCCCTTGCTGGAGACCCTGCCGTCAAGCGCGGCTACGTTTTCTTTTCCGAAGTCCAGTTCATATCCGAAGCCGACCTCAAGACGATTGACGCTCTCTGGCGCCAATGCAGCGGCGACAAGTTCGGGTACAGCGTCCAGAAGCGGATTTGGGAGAAAAAGGCCCAAAGGGACTTCACCAAGTTCTTCTTTAAGGTCGGATGGATGAAGAAGCTCGATACTGAGGTTGAGCAATTCAATTACAGGTCTTTCCCTGACGAATTCATTTGGGAGCTCAAGGACGATACGCCCGAGGGGCACCTGCCACTGACCAACGCCCTCCGTGGGACCCAGCTGTTGAGTAGCATCCTTACTCACCCTGCATTTGAAGGTGATGAGGAGGAGGTGACGGTAGTgatggagggtggagatgggagtgaGGAGGAACCGAGGCAGAGCACAGCAAAACCTCTGAGCCAGAGGAGCTTGAAACCTGACTATAGCTTTTGA